A window of Ignavibacteria bacterium contains these coding sequences:
- a CDS encoding NUDIX domain-containing protein translates to MPKIKSNLVEVHIFRVVKNDIEFLLLKRAKHDSYPNIWQMVSGQIRKGESAVQAGMREVLEETGLIAEKLFVVPLVNSIFLPEKDEIIIVPVLSCVVSKKLKVIISAEHSEFKWVNLKLAKRMLAWPGQKKAAKLIADYWNKEKESIKFVSLENIKT, encoded by the coding sequence ATGCCAAAAATAAAATCAAACTTAGTTGAAGTTCACATTTTTCGAGTTGTGAAAAATGATATCGAATTTTTATTATTAAAACGTGCGAAACATGATTCATACCCAAATATCTGGCAGATGGTGAGTGGTCAGATCAGAAAAGGAGAGTCTGCAGTGCAAGCGGGAATGCGTGAAGTGCTGGAAGAAACTGGTTTAATCGCTGAAAAACTTTTTGTTGTACCACTTGTAAATTCAATATTCTTACCGGAAAAGGATGAAATAATAATCGTTCCGGTTTTAAGCTGCGTGGTTTCAAAAAAATTAAAAGTAATTATTTCAGCAGAGCATAGTGAGTTCAAATGGGTCAATCTAAAGTTAGCTAAAAGAATGCTTGCTTGGCCCGGACAGAAAAAAGCCGCGAAGTTAATAGCAGATTATTGGAATAAAGAAAAGGAATCGATTAAATTTGTATCACTTGAAAATATAAAAACTTAA
- a CDS encoding transcriptional regulator: protein MKEEDVVLAALPQADGKSKLRPILLLRQLPQPYNDFLVCGISTQIHQLIKDFDELILEKDNDFNDSGIIKESVIRLSFLAVAPINLIAGKIGRIYETRHKILLKRLSDYLVKDI from the coding sequence ATGAAAGAAGAAGATGTAGTTCTAGCTGCTCTTCCTCAGGCAGATGGAAAATCAAAATTAAGACCGATATTACTTCTTCGGCAGCTTCCTCAACCATACAATGATTTTCTTGTTTGTGGCATAAGTACTCAAATCCATCAATTAATTAAGGACTTCGACGAACTTATTTTAGAAAAAGATAATGATTTTAATGATAGTGGAATAATTAAAGAATCTGTTATTCGGTTAAGCTTTCTGGCAGTTGCTCCAATCAATTTGATCGCAGGAAAGATTGGCAGAATTTATGAAACTCGTCATAAAATATTATTAAAAAGATTGAGTGATTATCTTGTTAAGGATATTTAA